In Daphnia magna isolate NIES linkage group LG6, ASM2063170v1.1, whole genome shotgun sequence, the following are encoded in one genomic region:
- the LOC116925784 gene encoding nuclear receptor subfamily 2 group E member 1, with amino-acid sequence MKSSPVDMDLRLSQKSSSNSTPSSRILYDIPCRVCQDHSSGKHYGIFACDGCAGFFKRSIRRNRQYVCKAKSEGACLVDKTHRNQCRACRLRKCVEVGMNKDAVQHERGPRNSTLRRQMSMFYSMKGSTSSSPENGGSADADSPPPSTGRASPLMPSGMTTPPSSTAIPMFRPQQMGAFSPPATSTPTSNTVLSVSSSPPSSLLNCPTADHHLSQHLTLAERMSMSLLSHHAARPMNLLCAPQPKYPHEMFNALPAAAAAMMPWSFSPETICESAARLLFMNVRWAKSVPAFTTLPSRDQIILLEESWRELFVLGAAQFTLPIEAGTLMTALGLSSSHFAMAGMPCPPTMPAVSTERQLGLLSEIKAFQETVAKFKQMNVDATEYACLRAVILFKTSAGLRDIPSAINLQDQAQLTLSRYVSTAYPNQPLRFGRLLLLLPALRTIAPSTIEELFFRKTIGNIPIERIISDMYKSGDL; translated from the exons ATGAAGTCGTCACCAGTCGACATGGATCTCCGTCTCAGCCAGAAGAGCAGCTCCAATTCCACGCCATCCA GTCGAATCTTGTACGACATTCCGTGTCGAGTGTGTCAGGATCATTCCTCTGGCAAACACTACGGCATCTTCGCATGTGACGGATGCGCTGGATTCTTCAAG CGTTCCATTCGCCGGAATCGCCAGTACGTTTGCAAGGCCAAAAGTGAAGGTGCCTGTTTGGTGGACAAGACTCACCGCAATCAATGCCGTGCCTGCCGTCTGCGCAAATGCGTCGAAGTTGGAATGAACAAAGATG CTGTTCAACACGAACGCGGGCCGAGAAATTCGACGTTGCGTCGTCAAATGTCGATGTTCTATTCGATGAAGGGATCGACTTCTTCATCGCCGGAAAATGGCGGATCGGCCGACGCTGACAGTCCGCCGCCATCGACCGGACGTGCCAGTCCGTTGATGCCGTCGGGTATGACGACACCTCCGTCTTCCACGGCCATTCCCATGTTCCGTCCGCAGCAGATGGGCGCTTTCTCTCCGCCGGCCACATCGACGCCGACCAGCAACACGGTGCTGAGCGTTTCGTCATCGCCTCCGTCCAGTTTGCTCAACTGCCCAACGGCCGATCATCATCTTTCGCAACACTTGACCCTGGCCGAACGCATGTCCATGTCCCTGCTGTCTCACCACGCAGCGCGGCCCATGAACCTCTTGTGCGCTCCTCAACCCAAG TATCCCCATGAAATGTTCAACGCCCTTCCAGCGGCCGCGGCCGCCATGATGCCGTGGAGTTTCAGTCCTGAAACGATCTGCGAATCGGCCGCTCGTCTTTTGTTTATGAACGTGCGATGGGCCAAGAGCGTTCCAGCATTCACCACGTTGCCTTCTCGTGACCAGATCATCCTGTTGGAGGAGAGCTGGCGCGAGCTGTTCGTCCTCGGAGCAGCTCAATTCACGCTGCCCATCGAAGCTGGCACTTTGATGACAGCTCTAGGCCTAAGCAGCTCGCATTTTGCAATGGCTGGCATGCCTTGCCCGCCCACAATGCCAGCAGTCAGCACCGAACGTCAGTTAGGCCTACTCAGCGAAATCAAAGCGTTCCAGGAAACGGTGGCCAAATTCAAACAGATGAACGTCGATGCCACTGAATACGCTTGTCTCCGAGCTGtcattctttttaaaaccT ctgCTGGATTACGAGATATCCCGTCTGCCATCAATTTGCAAGATCAAGCGCAACTGACGCTCAGCCGCTACGTGTCAACTGCCTACCCCAATCAACCGTTGCGTTTCGGTcgcttgttgttgctgttaCCTGCTCTGCGAACTATCGCACCGTCGACGATCGAAGAATTGTTTTTCCGCAAGACAATCGGAAACATCCCCATCGAGCGCATCATTAGCGACATGTACAAATCTGGTGACTTGTAA
- the LOC116925783 gene encoding uncharacterized protein LOC116925783 gives MIYLQITFYVLVVVSSVRSMPVADVQETAPTEWTHDITTEEATATTWLAPESLTKEMLDAAEAVGPDDKSPATTPTEEPFNAVTDRDEATVWSPSQTVEIRLHPQTLRTEEVKAGEEHAVEETRTTSTTVATSSVAPAQEDVFGQRTAMKPQQQQHGSFSGLTGRLRSRDSVGAALRRAVTGSPAVQKLQQSTTRMASLPVSSGRGKAGGITGRKIVGFGSLSNLPSIQRVPPKSFFKNRPTGHGHGGDTPADTHMEPSPQWLYGTSKDTRKAVESFRLSNNERLLVLGLRDKVMTTTTTTVSNQEAEIVTSTTSKPQEEASTTTLFTTTTTVQPPVDEQMPVTDSTGIVESTTTRPAVLEIVTQESNDVPLQTSDATPQASDAIPEINNETLERTRDKAEGQVTSTELTPHAETVSTLTASSTETNPFTSSKTKLEPIAPNEKVEPIKSLDNSPLDGQTSSKQELGSLAASDDCFGADCNGDEETGLNMGQLDHGGFDEEAHRYLVEEKTHDGYIIGEFGVVSRSSDLRAVRYTAHGSIDPQLIQEMLRTFWLLKTGEKK, from the exons ATGATCTACCTGCAAATCACG TTTTACGTGCTCGTCGTCGTGTCCAGCGTCCGTTCGATGCCGGTGGCTGACGTGCAAGAAACGGCGCCGACGGAATGGACTCACGACATCACGACAGAAGAGGCAACGGCGACCACTTGGCTGGCGCCAGAATCGCTTACAAAAGAGATGCTGGACGCTGCTGAGGCTGTCGGCCCGGACGACAAAAGCCCTGCAACGACCCCGACCGAGGAGCCGTTCAACGCCGTCACCGACCGTGACGAGGCGACCGTTTGGTCGCCCTCGCAAACGGTCGAGATCCGTCTTCATCCTCAAACGTTGAGGACCGAAGAGGTGAAAGCTGGTGAAGAACATGCTGTGGAAGAAACGAGAACGACGTCGACTACGGTGGCGACTTCTAGCGTCGCTCCAGCTCAAGAGGACGTCTTCGGCCAGCGGACGGCGATGAAAcctcagcaacagcagcacgGAAGCTTCAGCGGTCTAACGGGCCGTTTGAGATCGAGGGACAGCGTCGGTGCAGCCTTGCGTCGGGCCGTTACGGGTTCTCCGGCCGTCCAAAAACTGCAGCAGAGTACGACGCGCATGGCCAGTTTGCCCGTCTCTTCGGGGCGTGGCAAGGCCGGCGGCATAACCGGACGTAAAATTGTCGGTTTTGGCAGCTTGTCCAACTTGCCAAGCATCCAACGCGTCCCTCCGAAATCTTTCTTTAAGAACCGACCAACTGGACATGGCCATGGCGGTGACACACCTGCAGATACCCATATGGAACCTTCACCTCAATGGCTATACGGAACTAGTAAAG ACACGAGGAAAGCCGTCGAATCCTTCCGGCTATCCAATAACGAGCGATTGCTTGTTTTGGGACTGCGTGATAAAGtgatgacgacgacgacgacgactgTCAGCAACCAGGAAGCAGAAATCGTTACGTCTACGACTAGTAAACCGCAAGAAGAGGCTTCTACGACGACATTGTTTACCACTACGACAACCGTTCAACCTCCCGTCGACGAACAGATGCCCGTCACCGATTCCACGGGGATCGTGGAATCGACTACGACGCGGCCGGCAGTTTTGGAAATTGTGACACAAGAATCGAATGATGTGCCACTGCAAACGAGCGATGCAACTCCTCAAGCGAGTGACGCAATTCCGGAAATCAATAACGAAACATTGGAAAGAACGCGCGATAAGGCAGAAGGTCAAGTGACGTCCACCGAACTCACTCCGCACGCGGAAACTGTCTCAACGTTGACAGCCAGCTCTACAGAAACGAATCCTTTCACGTCGTCCAAGACGAAACTCGAACCAATTGCgccaaatgaaaaagtggagcCCATCAAGAGCCTCGACAATTCTCCGCTAGATGGCCAAACATCGTCTAAACAAGAATTGGGATCTTTAGCTGCGAGCGACGACTGTTTCGGCGCTGATTGCAACGGCGACGAAGAGACGGGCTTGAACATGGGCCAGTTGGATCATGGCGGATTCGATGAAGAGGCACATCGATATCTGGTGGAAGAGAAAACGCACGATGGTTACATCATCGGTGAGTTTGGAGTGGTCAGCCGGTCGAGCGACTTGAGGGCCGTTCGTTACACGGCTCACGGCTCCATCGATCCGCAACTGATTCAGGAAATGCTGCGGACCTTCTGGTTACTGAAAACGGGCGagaaaaagtaa